Proteins co-encoded in one Triplophysa dalaica isolate WHDGS20190420 chromosome 16, ASM1584641v1, whole genome shotgun sequence genomic window:
- the urp1 gene encoding urotensin-related peptide 1, producing MLSLALLYILAVVCSARRTHALPLYSDGALPEQEDLIQKLVAEVEDGQSNDLTDQRDIKNFFHRGAKETLQREKTSSMVDDLKTVVLKLAAADNLRSQGFLRSEQNLPKNNKRACFWKYCVTN from the exons ATGTTGTCACTGGCACTGCTCTACATTTTGGCTGTGGTTTGTTCCGCACGGAGAACTCACGCATTGCCTCTGTACTCCGACGGCGCACTGCCGGAACAGGAAG ATTTGATTCAGAAACTGGTTGCAGAGGTTGAAGATGGTCAGAGTAATGACTTAACAGATCAAAGAGAcatcaaaaacttttttcatcGAG GTGCAAAAGAAACCTTGCAGCGGGAGAAAACGAGTAGCATG GTGGATGATTTAAAGACAGTTGTCTTGAAACTAGCAGCAGCTGATAATCTGCGTTCTCAAGGCTTTCTACGATCCGAGCAAAACCTGCCCAAAAACAATAAGAGAG CCTGCTTCTGGAAGTACTGCGTAACAAACTAG
- the zdhhc24 gene encoding probable palmitoyltransferase ZDHHC24, which translates to MVGFMSKVWDKMEAASSRLPIVLNAVLVFSITAEVSYLVLVEAPLEQAQKKTEWSKIWKAMHLLAQYFMLGNITWNASLFMKTNPSIRGVFLGGDVLGQGWRYCYTCETHTPPRCSHCYDCNVCVLRRDHHCVFFGRCVGFGNYRYFLNCLLFMWAGLLYAVFMNAEVFIVILKEGVTFHSVMLLLVPWLMFVSGQVTTRAFAFAFIADTCVLGFLLVAAFLFFHVVLMVRGQTTREWYSTRRPYNQGVLANIREYMGKYWYICWLCPLIPSPLPGDGINFKITGSLEPRK; encoded by the exons ATGGTCGGATTTATGAGCAAAGTTTGGGATAAGATGGAGGCGGCCAGTAGCCGTCTGCCTATCGTCCTGAACGCCGTGTTGGTGTTCTCGATCACCGCGGAGGTCAGCTATCTTGTTTTGGTCGAGGCTCCCCTCGAACAAGCGCAGAAGAAGACCGAGTGGTCCAAGATATGGAAGGCCATGCATCTCCTCGCTCAGTACTTCATGTTGGGGAATATAACCTGGAACGCGTCACTGTTTATGAAAACGAACCCGAGTATTCGTGGAGTGTTTCTCGGCGGGGATGTTTTGGGTCAAGGATGGAG GTACTGTTACACCTGCGAGACGCACACGCCGCCGCGGTGCTCACACTGCTACGACTGCAACGTGTGTGTCCTGCGACGTGATCATCACTGTGTGTTTTTCGGCCGGTGTGTCGGGTTCGGCAACTACCGGTATTTCCTGAACTGTCTGCTCTTCATGTGGGCGGGTCTGCTCTATGCGGTATTCATGAATGCCGAAGTCTTCATCGTAATCCTCAAGGAGGGTGTCACGTTTCACAGTGTCATGCTTTTGTTGGTGCCCTGGCTGATGTTTGTCTCTG GGCAAGTGACGACACGGGCCTTTGCTTTTGCATTCATCGCCGACACTTGCGTACTGGGCTTCCTATTGGTTGCTGCCTTCCTCTTCTTTCATGTGGTTCTGATGGTAAGGGGCCAGACCACTCGTGAGTGGTATTCCACACGCCGGCCCTACAACCAAGGAGTGCTGGCCAACATCAGAGAATACATGGGCAAGTACTGGTACATTTGTTGGCTCTGTCCATTGATTCCTTCCCCGTTGCCTGGGGATGGCATAAACTTCAAGATAACTGGTTCATTAGAGCCCAGGAAGTAA
- the clic2 gene encoding chloride intracellular channel protein 2: MALRQDSDKEPSIELFIKAGHDGENVGNCPFCQRLFMVLWLKGVKFTVTTVDMRKKPDELKDLAPGTNPPFLLFNGTLKTDFIKIEEFLETTLAPPRYPHLSPVYKESFDVGADIFAKFSSFIKNSPNNTFHEKALLREFKRLDDYLNTPLQDELDQNLSVSRRKYLDGNRLTLADCNLLPKLHVIKVASKKYCSFDIPVQFTGVWRYLQNAYEREEFSQTSPADIEIEKTYLSVVKRK, translated from the exons ATGGCACTCAGGCAAGATTCAGATAAAGAGCCAAGCATTGAGCTCTTCATTAAG GCGGGCCACGACGGAGAGAACGTGGGAAACTGTCCCTTCTGTCAGAGACTCTTCATGGTTCTTTGGTTAAAAGGAGTTAAGTTCACAGTAACCACTGTTGACATGAGGAA GAAGCCAGATGAGCTGAAGGATTTAGCTCCAGGTACCAACCCTCCTTTCCTTCTGTTTAATGGCACACTGAAGACTGACTTTATTAAGATTGAAGAGTTCCTGGAGACCACCCTCGCCCCACCCCG CTATCCTCATCTCAGCCCCGTCTACAAAGAGTCATTTGATGTTGGTGCTGACATTTTTGCTAAGTTCTCTTCGTTCATCAAAAACAGCCCAAATAATACTT TCCATGAAAAAGCCTTACTGAGAGAGTTTAAGAGATTGGATGATTATCTGAACACACCTCTTCAGGATGAGCTGGATCAGAACCTCTCTGTGTCTAGAAGAAAGTATCTCGATGGAAACCGCTTGACACTGGCAGACTGTAATCTGTTACCAAAGCTTCATGTCATTAAG GTTGCATCTAAGAAGTACTGCAGTTTTGACATTCCTGTTCAGTTTACTGGAGTGTGGCGTTACCTGCAGAATGCATATGAGAGAGAAGAGTTCAGCCAGACAAGCCCAGCTGACATTGAAATCGAGAAAACCTATCTGAGTGTGGTCAAGAGAAAGTGA
- the si:ch73-335m24.2 gene encoding protein eva-1 homolog C isoform X1 yields MLSPWSSSWSRCFLSLVLAVNTHCGSSAPDFSDYLHKILKNHTAHACDGETLSIRCPARTSVAVLSAFYGRRVPSQYLCPHSNPNMTVESTDCTSTTAILKVMSECQDQRECQIPVVSPVFGEDPCPETTKYIIVSYKCKPEHHRFKTVCENERLKLTCKNNTVLAIYSATFGHLEHESLECPQEAITKPEIECLSPSALRRVSRKCHGKTNCSVMANAQSFGDPCFPGTRKHLRVSFTCVPRYLLEDVGRGNMDPFLLSDYTHGGWYTGPGVSRPQNIFTNSLEIFSHIQGLPEKVALYFVSGICAGLLFLMCLFGVKSTLVRDLKDLVSEIGDELKASQRSRGGLDDYDDDEASLRSSFHHLTSSYRTANMFNPEMVMTVVMEDKREEDKPEVTNGDIWPHINSSPYAMHKIKTLS; encoded by the exons ATGCTGTCTCCATGGAGCTCTAGTTGGTCCCGGTGTTTCCTATCTCTCGTCCTAGCCGTCAACACACACTGTGGTTCATCTGCTCCAGATTTCTCTG ATTACCTCCATAAAATCCTAAAGAACCACACAGCCCATGCTTGTGATGGAGAAACGCTATCCATCAGATGTCCTGCTAGAACATCAGTGGCCGTCCTCTCTGCATTTTATGGACGCCGTGTTCCCAGTCAGTATCTATGTCCACACTCAAATCCAAACATGACGGTGGAAAGTACTGACTGTACATCAACCACAGCCATTCTG aaGGTGATGTCTGAGTGCCAGGACCAAAGGGAGTGTCAGATTCCTGTGGTAAGCCCCGTTTTTGGTGAAGACCCCTGCCCTGAAACCACCAAGTACATCATAGTGTCCTACAAGTGCAAACCAG AGCACCATCGTTTTAAAACAGTGTGTGAAAATGAGAGACTGAAGCTGACCTGTAAGAACAACACGGTACTGGCCATTTATTCAGCCACCTTTGGACACCTGGAGCATGAAAGCCTTGAGTGCCCTCAAGAGGCCATCACAAAGCCTGAAATAG AGTGCTTGTCCCCATCAGCATTGAGAAGGGTATCAAGGAAGTGTCATGGCAAGACGAACTGCTCTGTGATGGCCAATGCTCAGAGTTTTGGAGACCCTTGCTTCCCCGGCACTAGAAAGCACCTGCGAGTCTCCTTCACATGTG TACCAAGGTATTTACTCGAAGATGTTGGACGTGGGAACATGGATCCTTTCTTGCTCTCTGACTATACACATG GAGGGTGGTACACTGGTCCCGGTGTGTCCAGGccacaaaacattttcaccaaCTCTCTGGAAATCTTTTCTCATATTCAGG GCCTTCCAGAGAAAGTGGCTCTATACTTTGTCTCTGGTATATGTGCTGGTTTGCtgtttttgatgtgtttgttcGGAGTCAAATCCACGCTGGTGAGGGATCTGAAGGATCTGGTTTCTGAGATTGGAGATGAGCTCAAGGCCTCCCAAAGGTCAAGAGGAGGGCTAGATGATTATGACGACGATGAAGCTTCCTTGCGGTCCTCCTTTCACCACCTTACAAGTTCTTACAGAACAGCAAACATGTTCAATCCAGAGATGGTTATGACAGTGGTAATGGAAGACAAAAGGGAGGAAGACAAACCGGAGGTTACAAATGGAGACATCTGGCCTCACATCAACTCCAGCCCTTATGCCATGCACAAAATCAAAACCTTATCTTGA
- the si:ch73-335m24.2 gene encoding protein eva-1 homolog C isoform X2, whose product MLSPWSSSWSRCFLSLVLAVNTHCGSSAPDFSDYLHKILKNHTAHACDGETLSIRCPARTSVAVLSAFYGRRVPSQYLCPHSNPNMTVESTDCTSTTAILKVMSECQDQRECQIPVVSPVFGEDPCPETTKYIIVSYKCKPEHHRFKTVCENERLKLTCKNNTVLAIYSATFGHLEHESLECPQEAITKPEIECLSPSALRRVSRKCHGKTNCSVMANAQSFGDPCFPGTRKHLRVSFTCVPRYLLEDVGRGNMDPFLLSDYTHGLPEKVALYFVSGICAGLLFLMCLFGVKSTLVRDLKDLVSEIGDELKASQRSRGGLDDYDDDEASLRSSFHHLTSSYRTANMFNPEMVMTVVMEDKREEDKPEVTNGDIWPHINSSPYAMHKIKTLS is encoded by the exons ATGCTGTCTCCATGGAGCTCTAGTTGGTCCCGGTGTTTCCTATCTCTCGTCCTAGCCGTCAACACACACTGTGGTTCATCTGCTCCAGATTTCTCTG ATTACCTCCATAAAATCCTAAAGAACCACACAGCCCATGCTTGTGATGGAGAAACGCTATCCATCAGATGTCCTGCTAGAACATCAGTGGCCGTCCTCTCTGCATTTTATGGACGCCGTGTTCCCAGTCAGTATCTATGTCCACACTCAAATCCAAACATGACGGTGGAAAGTACTGACTGTACATCAACCACAGCCATTCTG aaGGTGATGTCTGAGTGCCAGGACCAAAGGGAGTGTCAGATTCCTGTGGTAAGCCCCGTTTTTGGTGAAGACCCCTGCCCTGAAACCACCAAGTACATCATAGTGTCCTACAAGTGCAAACCAG AGCACCATCGTTTTAAAACAGTGTGTGAAAATGAGAGACTGAAGCTGACCTGTAAGAACAACACGGTACTGGCCATTTATTCAGCCACCTTTGGACACCTGGAGCATGAAAGCCTTGAGTGCCCTCAAGAGGCCATCACAAAGCCTGAAATAG AGTGCTTGTCCCCATCAGCATTGAGAAGGGTATCAAGGAAGTGTCATGGCAAGACGAACTGCTCTGTGATGGCCAATGCTCAGAGTTTTGGAGACCCTTGCTTCCCCGGCACTAGAAAGCACCTGCGAGTCTCCTTCACATGTG TACCAAGGTATTTACTCGAAGATGTTGGACGTGGGAACATGGATCCTTTCTTGCTCTCTGACTATACACATG GCCTTCCAGAGAAAGTGGCTCTATACTTTGTCTCTGGTATATGTGCTGGTTTGCtgtttttgatgtgtttgttcGGAGTCAAATCCACGCTGGTGAGGGATCTGAAGGATCTGGTTTCTGAGATTGGAGATGAGCTCAAGGCCTCCCAAAGGTCAAGAGGAGGGCTAGATGATTATGACGACGATGAAGCTTCCTTGCGGTCCTCCTTTCACCACCTTACAAGTTCTTACAGAACAGCAAACATGTTCAATCCAGAGATGGTTATGACAGTGGTAATGGAAGACAAAAGGGAGGAAGACAAACCGGAGGTTACAAATGGAGACATCTGGCCTCACATCAACTCCAGCCCTTATGCCATGCACAAAATCAAAACCTTATCTTGA
- the slc24a6a gene encoding sodium/potassium/calcium exchanger 3 isoform X2, with product MKAVLTSRRQRLFYRLCICAVWLIVVTCFAQILHVTAHSKEDSDLIWSRRKLTQHGIEENQTSSTPRAAIHEFPQDIFTKTQRRHGAILLHMFCAVYMFYALAIVCDVYFVPSLERICENLQLSEDVAGATFMAAGSSAPELFTSLIGVFITKGDLGVGTIVGSAVFNILVIIGVCGIFSGQTISLTWWPLFRDSSYYILSVLALILIIYDEKVIWWETILLISMYGVYILIMKFNSQIWGWVERRFGIPGQPCLVSSLRRDVSVGEASPHCDTSMILLKKDQNTGGQDSPVVMVDELMSLHPHQFSFSERQRLIRNRSPGDSSGSGAGDTSGQDGLQTEGVPWGLENGGTIESETQPLEELSPKGPGGELERIGNMEDTQPKDDEEEEDEDADEEQHFRPFTIPEGRWEQGKWLFSWPLGCLLYYTVPNCILPRWERWFMVTFVGSTLWIAIFSYLMVWMVTIISFTLDIPDVIMGITFLAAGTSVPDCMASLIVARQGMGDMAVSNSIGSNIFDILLGLGFPWALRTLVVDYGSIVFINSRGLVYSVILLLASVFLTVLSVHLNHWRLDRRLGLWLMFLYSIFLLCSICFEKL from the exons ATGAAGGCGGTGTTGACATCCAGACGGCAGCGGCTCTTCTATCGACTGTGTATATGTGCTGTCTGGCTCATCGTGGTCACCTGCTTTGCTCAAATTCTTCATGTAACAG cCCATTCCAAAGAGGATTCGGACCTCATCTGGTCCCGGCGTAAATTAACCCAGCATGGCATAGAGGAGAACCAGACATCAAGCACACCTCGAGCTG CTATCCATGAATTTCCTCAAGACATCTTCACTAAGACACAGAGGAGGCATGGAGCAATTCTACTGCATATGTTTTGT GCAGTTTACATGTTCTATGCTCTTGCTATTGTCTGTGACGTCTACTTTGTACCTTCTCTGGAAAGAATCTGTGAG aACTTGCAACTTAGTGAAGATGTTGCAGGTGCCACCTTCATGGCAGCAGGCAGCTCCGCCCCTGAGCTTTTCACATCTTTGATTG GTGTATTCATCACCAAGGGAGATCTTGGGGTGGGAACTATTGTGGGATCAGCTGTCTTCAACATTCTGGTCATTATCGGTGTGTGTGGCATATTTTCTGGACAG ACAATCTCTCTGACATGGTGGCCGCTCTTCCGGGACTCTTCATACTATATCCTGTCTGTGTTGGCTTTGATTCTG ATCATATATGATGAAAAAGTAATCTG GTGGGAGACGATACTCCTCATATCAATGTATGGAGTTTATATCCTGATCATGAA gtttAACAGTCAGATCTGGGGCTGGGTGGAGCGGAGGTTTGGCATACCAGGACAGCCATGTTTGGTGAGCAGTCTGCGCAGAGACGTGTCTGTAGGAGAGGCAAGCCCACACTGCGACACCTCCATGATCCTCTTGAAGAAAG ATCAGAATACAGGTGGCCAGGACTCCCCGGTGGTGATGGTGGATGAGCTGATGAGTCTACACCCTCACCAGTTCTCTTTCTCAGAG AGACAGAGGCTGATTCGAAACAGGAGCCCTGGAGACAGCAGTGGCAGTGGAGCAGGGGACACTTCTGGCCAAGATGGCTTGCAAACGGAAGGGGTTCCTTGGGGTCTGGAGAACGGAGGGACCATTGAGAGTGAAACGCAGCCTCTGGAGGAACTCAGTCCGAAGGGTCCGGGAGGGGAACTAGAGAGGATAGGGAACATGGAGGACACACAACCGAAAgatgatgaggaagaggaggatgaagacGCAGATGAAGAACAGCACTTTAGGCCTTTTACAATTCCAG AGGGGCGCTGGGAACAAGGGAAGTGGTTGTTTTCATGGCCCTTGGGATGTCTGCTGTACTACACTGTGCCCAACTGCATTTTACCTCGCTGGGAGCGCTGGTTCATGGTTACGTTTGTGGGCTCCACACTCTGGATTGCCATCTTCTCCTACCTCATGGTGTGGATG GTCACCATTATCAGTTTCACTTTGGACATTCCAGATGTTATCATGGGTATTACATTTTTAGCAGCAGGCACCAGTGTTCCAGACTGCATGGCTAGTCTGATAGTAGCTCGGCAAG GAATGGGAGACATGGCAGTGTCCAACTCTATCGGAAGCAACATCTTTGACATTCTGTTGGGTCTTGGTTTCCCATGGGCTTTGCGAACGTTAGTGGTTGATTATGGATCAATT GTCTTTATTAACAGTAGGGGGCTGGTATACTCAGTGATTCTACTGCTTGCTTCTGTTTTTCTCACC GTACTGAGCGTACACCTCAATCACTGGAGGCTGGATCGGAGGTTAGGCCTCTGGCTTATGTTCCTGTATTCCATCTTCCTGCTCTGCTCCATCTGCTTTGAGAAACTATAG
- the slc24a6a gene encoding sodium/potassium/calcium exchanger 3 isoform X1 — MKAVLTSRRQRLFYRLCICAVWLIVVTCFAQILHVTAHSKEDSDLIWSRRKLTQHGIEENQTSSTPRAAIHEFPQDIFTKTQRRHGAILLHMFCAVYMFYALAIVCDVYFVPSLERICENLQLSEDVAGATFMAAGSSAPELFTSLIGVFITKGDLGVGTIVGSAVFNILVIIGVCGIFSGQTISLTWWPLFRDSSYYILSVLALILIIYDEKVIWWETILLISMYGVYILIMKFNSQIWGWVERRFGIPGQPCLVSSLRRDVSVGEASPHCDTSMILLKKDQNTGGQDSPVVMVDELMSLHPHQFSFSEASLRVMITPHFSPRTRLSMAGRMLITERQRLIRNRSPGDSSGSGAGDTSGQDGLQTEGVPWGLENGGTIESETQPLEELSPKGPGGELERIGNMEDTQPKDDEEEEDEDADEEQHFRPFTIPEGRWEQGKWLFSWPLGCLLYYTVPNCILPRWERWFMVTFVGSTLWIAIFSYLMVWMVTIISFTLDIPDVIMGITFLAAGTSVPDCMASLIVARQGMGDMAVSNSIGSNIFDILLGLGFPWALRTLVVDYGSIVFINSRGLVYSVILLLASVFLTVLSVHLNHWRLDRRLGLWLMFLYSIFLLCSICFEKL; from the exons ATGAAGGCGGTGTTGACATCCAGACGGCAGCGGCTCTTCTATCGACTGTGTATATGTGCTGTCTGGCTCATCGTGGTCACCTGCTTTGCTCAAATTCTTCATGTAACAG cCCATTCCAAAGAGGATTCGGACCTCATCTGGTCCCGGCGTAAATTAACCCAGCATGGCATAGAGGAGAACCAGACATCAAGCACACCTCGAGCTG CTATCCATGAATTTCCTCAAGACATCTTCACTAAGACACAGAGGAGGCATGGAGCAATTCTACTGCATATGTTTTGT GCAGTTTACATGTTCTATGCTCTTGCTATTGTCTGTGACGTCTACTTTGTACCTTCTCTGGAAAGAATCTGTGAG aACTTGCAACTTAGTGAAGATGTTGCAGGTGCCACCTTCATGGCAGCAGGCAGCTCCGCCCCTGAGCTTTTCACATCTTTGATTG GTGTATTCATCACCAAGGGAGATCTTGGGGTGGGAACTATTGTGGGATCAGCTGTCTTCAACATTCTGGTCATTATCGGTGTGTGTGGCATATTTTCTGGACAG ACAATCTCTCTGACATGGTGGCCGCTCTTCCGGGACTCTTCATACTATATCCTGTCTGTGTTGGCTTTGATTCTG ATCATATATGATGAAAAAGTAATCTG GTGGGAGACGATACTCCTCATATCAATGTATGGAGTTTATATCCTGATCATGAA gtttAACAGTCAGATCTGGGGCTGGGTGGAGCGGAGGTTTGGCATACCAGGACAGCCATGTTTGGTGAGCAGTCTGCGCAGAGACGTGTCTGTAGGAGAGGCAAGCCCACACTGCGACACCTCCATGATCCTCTTGAAGAAAG ATCAGAATACAGGTGGCCAGGACTCCCCGGTGGTGATGGTGGATGAGCTGATGAGTCTACACCCTCACCAGTTCTCTTTCTCAGAGGCAAGCCTTCGTGTCATGATCACGCCCCACTTCTCCCCCCGCACTCGCCTCAGCATGGCAGGACGCATGCTCATCACTGAG AGACAGAGGCTGATTCGAAACAGGAGCCCTGGAGACAGCAGTGGCAGTGGAGCAGGGGACACTTCTGGCCAAGATGGCTTGCAAACGGAAGGGGTTCCTTGGGGTCTGGAGAACGGAGGGACCATTGAGAGTGAAACGCAGCCTCTGGAGGAACTCAGTCCGAAGGGTCCGGGAGGGGAACTAGAGAGGATAGGGAACATGGAGGACACACAACCGAAAgatgatgaggaagaggaggatgaagacGCAGATGAAGAACAGCACTTTAGGCCTTTTACAATTCCAG AGGGGCGCTGGGAACAAGGGAAGTGGTTGTTTTCATGGCCCTTGGGATGTCTGCTGTACTACACTGTGCCCAACTGCATTTTACCTCGCTGGGAGCGCTGGTTCATGGTTACGTTTGTGGGCTCCACACTCTGGATTGCCATCTTCTCCTACCTCATGGTGTGGATG GTCACCATTATCAGTTTCACTTTGGACATTCCAGATGTTATCATGGGTATTACATTTTTAGCAGCAGGCACCAGTGTTCCAGACTGCATGGCTAGTCTGATAGTAGCTCGGCAAG GAATGGGAGACATGGCAGTGTCCAACTCTATCGGAAGCAACATCTTTGACATTCTGTTGGGTCTTGGTTTCCCATGGGCTTTGCGAACGTTAGTGGTTGATTATGGATCAATT GTCTTTATTAACAGTAGGGGGCTGGTATACTCAGTGATTCTACTGCTTGCTTCTGTTTTTCTCACC GTACTGAGCGTACACCTCAATCACTGGAGGCTGGATCGGAGGTTAGGCCTCTGGCTTATGTTCCTGTATTCCATCTTCCTGCTCTGCTCCATCTGCTTTGAGAAACTATAG